Sequence from the Propionispora vibrioides genome:
TTCCTCATGTTCACGTCATCGCAAAACCAGGTTAGCTGGTTGATCCAGCAGGAAGCAAGCCCTAACGATGTCGCCGCCAACAGTATATTTTCCATGGCTACCGAACAATCGGCCATAGCATTCGAGTATGCTCTATCATTAGACACAATGATTAGTGTAGGCGCATGATAATAAAAGTTGTATGCCTCTTGCTGCGCTGCGATTTTTCCGGTTCGTTTGGAGCGATAGGTGTTCTCATCGACGATTAAATTGGCAAACGATTCCCTTACCAGACGATTAAGTTCCCAAAGCTTTTCCTTGCTTTGCACAACGGTAAACTTCCAGCTCTGCGAATTACCACCGGTAGGAGCGTGAATGGCCGCATTAATGAGCAGTTCCAGGTCCGAGTCCGGAAGCTGATCCTCCTTGTAAGAGCGTGTACTTCTTCGGGTTAAAATTGTTTTAATTGTCTCATTCATTCTAAAAGCCCCCTCTCTCAAGTAAGAAAGTCATTTTATATCATAAAACTGCTTTTAATAACCTATACCGGATT
This genomic interval carries:
- a CDS encoding nitroreductase family protein codes for the protein MNETIKTILTRRSTRSYKEDQLPDSDLELLINAAIHAPTGGNSQSWKFTVVQSKEKLWELNRLVRESFANLIVDENTYRSKRTGKIAAQQEAYNFYYHAPTLIIVSNDRAYSNAMADCSVAMENILLAATSLGLASCWINQLTWFCDDVNMRKALTDCGIPENYIVCGAVALGYSASNNDSLVPRKKPDVNIIR